gagtctcataattcatcacttcaacatatctttctgaaagttagaatatcattattaatattatttattcagaAAAATTTAAAGGCTCTAGGAGGTTTTGAGAAAAACCCTGCAATCAGGAAAAATTTCCTGCAtcttttacaaacatttttcttcttcttctaataCATGTGTGCTTTCCGAACAAGAAATTATTGAAGCAAGAACACCTTAAGCTGATGGTCAATCAGTAAGCTTATAGAAGTCTTCAGACATTGTCAGTAGAACGAAAGTATAGTAACATCATCTTAACCATCAGGAACACCCCTATCTAGCAACTTTATGGGAAAATGGAGACATGCACTTCATATAGACCCCTGGCAGACATCATGTACGCCTCATGGTCTGCCATTTAAGGACAAATGCATGTTTCATCAAAGATTACGGCCAATGCAAGAGGTCTATTGATTTACATTCAAAGGCGCTTACATgtagcactattggtaattactcaaaataattattagcacaaaaccttacttggtaacgagtaatggggagctgttgatagtttaaacattgtgagaaacagctccatctgaatttcgagaaagaagaaattttccacggatttgattttgagacatcataataagattttgaggtctcaaaaccaagaggagtctgaaagcacacaacttcgtgtgacaagggtgttttttctttcattattatctcccaactttgacgaccgattgagctcaaattttccaaggtttgttattttatgcatatgttgagatacacgaagtgagaagacaattacTCCCAAAGTGGTACCACCAAGATGTATCGTGAGGGATGACATCATGTGAATAAGGTCTTACCATAACCTTGATGGCTAATTCTGATGTGGCTATGATTTCCCCCCAAATAGGATATGAGGGAATTACTGAAATGTGTTTATTGAAGCTAAATTTGTACCTAAGATACTTACAAATGGATTGACAGGCAAGATGCCATGGCCCATGATGTACTGGGGGTTGAACAACGGCATCCCTGGTGGCAAGTTTGGTGGTCCTTTATCTGCAAAGAAGGCCAGGGACATTTCACATCACTTATATATGGgggaaaaaactgtgaccccttGATAATAACTGATAGGTGCAGTCGACTTGGGCCAAGCAATGCTAAGTAGATCAGGACCTAGCAATATTCACTGgaccaatagaccgtattgaacaTGACGTCACCCGGCtaaaatatctgacctacaagatggcatcAGTACGTGTGtatgtgcgtgcatgtgccgtagaaatcaaaccgggaatgtggCGTGGTGCATGCTTtgatgatgtacgcgtttggacgcgcatacggtttgccctacaagatggcaacttttcatagcaaaaagtggttattcaatacggtctatggCCCAAGTCCAGCAAGGCCGTGTCTGAATGGGCGGAtatggctacagctagattgCCATGACATCATGCACTGAAGTATACGACGTCCTAAGCAACAGATGTAGCCATAGTAAGAGCCGTCAATCTGAATTCAGCCATACTATTCACATAGGAACAGTACCCTCTCAGCCACACAAGTATGGCATCCTGCCGCTTTTCATGAACATGTACAACTTGGAAGGTTTCACAACTTTTTGGCGCTGTTTCCAAATATATCTCTCTACTAAACAAGTCTAGTAAATGTATTCCTGGCTAGGTCTTGAAGGTCTGAAATGCAAGCCTGGAGGTCTACTAAAGATTTCCCCTGGAATTCAAACCCTGTTGATAGTAAACTGTTGACTGGCTGATCAGAAGATAATGATAAGTTTCTTCAGACGTTACGTCGGTAGAACGAAAGTATCTTAGCATCATTTCAGCACTTGTGATTTCAGTTGAACCTATACTAACTGACCATTTCAAAAATGATGATACTAACATCATGTGGTGGAATACCTTCAGCCTCTGTACGGGTAGACTAAACCCTTGAGAATTAAGTCCCACCTATGTAGTTACTGCATGCAGGCTGTCCATAGCTATGATATGGAAGGAATGCGCGCACATGCAGTAACTATGTGAGAGTTCAtgattccatgtacagccacaggcccATTTTGGTAGTGATGACACTGAACTTAGAAACAGCCATAACCTTTCTATTTCAGGAGTTAATATTTTAGAAGTTTGAAGTCAACAAGCAAGGTCAAGGTCACTTATGTAGACATACTTCATGTACCAAGAAGGGACACTGGGTTTGTGACAGCAGATGAAACATCCACATGCATGAAGGACAGGAACATCTGGGGACATCTTCATGAACATAATTGACACCactcaaaataaaagaaacttACTTGATGTAAGTGATGATTTGAATGCTGATGATCCAACGGATGTAACCGATGTGAGTCCTGATGACATTCCACTGACTGTATTATAGCTGGATGTAGTCAGCGATGACGTACTGGCATTAGAGGTCATTGACGAGTGACTATTAAGACTGGATGACGTCGGATGACTGTGATCCATACCATGCTGTGGCCATCAAACACAAAgatatattgatttatttatttgatttgttgattgattgactgatttaTTTACACTTGTAACAGCGCAAGCtctgggccaagtttcatgcctctacttactgtaagcaaagaacaggcgcttacggaagcagggaattccgagCTTACATCAAGTGTATTTCCCAAgctagcagggaatttttgcttgtgtgtgtGCGTATTCCACGTTACTAagcattcttcacttacacagcGGGGCAGagaatattattatcattgggaagtggacagggaatgggTTTTTTGTaacgttaggaatgggtggGCCAGGATTGTAGCCATacctgtagccaaagtcgccattTCGAACATTGCCTTAGTTTCCTACTCCCATGTCTACATTAATTCCACTGTGAACAATGCATGCAGAGAATTTATTTCATCCTCTATACAAACCTAACCTAATCAAGCGAAATACCATACCATACCAGCTTTGTAGCATTGAATGCCACATAGTAAGCAAAGGGCTATTTACTCCAACACTAAAATCGTCGAATAACTAGCTGTGGTAATTAGAGATGGATTTTGATGGGATTGATGGGTTTATTGACCCATATTCCCCAGAAGGCTTTCTGACTGGTACAATAGCAATCATAATCCTCCAGACTATAGCACTTCAATACAAACTCAAATACTCTTCATGCCTCAAGCGAAGCATGGCCACGCGGTACTGAATCATCCACCAAAATCGGTTTAGGATTGGGTTAAGGTCTACACTGACCTGTGAAGAGTTCAATCTGCCGTCCAGACCTCCCAATTTGTTGCTGCTCAGCTGTGCTACCTGTGCGCCACTCTGTGATGGCATAGAGTTTGATACAGTCGTTCCAGTCATATGCCCTGAGCTTGACATTCCACTGACTGAGCTAGATAGTCCCGAGGGTTGTGTGCTCATTGTGCTTGGTCCACTGGACAGACCGCCTGCGGTCAAGCCACCACTGGATGATAGTCCACTTGTTGAATGACTGCTGAGACCTGACGTTTGGTGACCGCTCCCACCGAGACTCGAACTGTTCAGCGCGGAGCCGCCGAGGCTAGAGCTGCCAAGATTGGAGGTACCCAAGTTGCTCCCGCCGAGGTTGGACTGGGCGAGGTTGTTTGCGCCCATGCCCGAGTTGGGGTGACTGCTGGCGTTCATGTTGGAGCCTGAGTAGCCGTGGGGCATGTTGGACAAACCGCTGGGCAGACTGACCTGAGAATGGACAGTTGTTGTCATCGCAGTAGCACTTGTTGGATGGTAGGAGTTTTGTGTCTGAAGGTCAAGAAATAACTTGTATTAAAATGgcacaatttttacaaaaactctCACATTTTGAAcatcaaaaaaataatgaatatgATCTGGAGGTAGGAGGGCAAATttcaatggaaatttggttggtaagcctgtttttatcaaggaagaaattccatgctaagcaaatttttgtgcttagcagcttacacactgtgagaaacatttcatgcagaaacgtcaatcagtttcaaatattttaaaaatttaggTCAGGGAAAATGGTCATTAAGTATACATCAGCCATACCCAGTGCTTTCGGTTCAGTAAAAACTTTgattcaaaatatattttactgTTCGGAACTACATACCTGTCTCATTTGCTGATTACCATGAGACGCTAATCCCATCTGTGAGTGTAGACCCGTAGACGCTTGCATACCACTCGGTGACTGGGACATGGCGTTGCTTGCTAGGCTCGTTGGATGTGTCCCTAGGGAGGATAGCTGCAATGGCATGGAAGGTGTATGGTACGGACCGGACTGTAGCTTATCTGTCTTACCTATAAGAGGGAGTAGGGAGAGAAGAACAATCACCAAACAGTTATCTCAGTGGGTTAGTTTTAGGTTGGACGTTTATCAAGTGtgacttttggtaattttcgaCAAGGCTGATCAGTAAAGTCTTTTATGACGTGATCTTCAGATATAGTCAGTAGAACGAAAGTATTGACACATCATCTCAGCCATGGAGTACGAAGGAAATcagaggtcgatttcacaaagagttaggactagtcctaactaaggactagtcctaagatatATACAAAACATATGGCTAGTTCGAAGTTaggtaacttgtcctaactcgagataagactagtcctaactctttgtgaaatccacccctggacaatAATACCCTGTTTCTATGCATAACTTGTttgcttaaagggtttgggtactttttgtaaagaaaCCTTGACGTTGTCTTCACTCCTGGATTTCAGATTTAGAAAGTTTGTACTTACCATCCATCTGCTGGGTAGGTGATGCTTTCTGTGCATTCATAAATCCCACTTGGTTTTGATTTGGCATTGGGATGGGCTCAGGAGCCATCTGGAGGAGAAACAAAAAACCTAACCATTAAAACAGAATAAGCTTCTGGAATACTTCCATGAAATTTGGTAATCAAAACAACTGCAAAACACACTGAAACCAGCTGATGCAAACTTGTAAGTGcgtgaattttttgtttgtttcctacTACATGCTCATAAAACCCAAGTTCTTTCGCTGTCAGCCTTTTTGTCCAACAACAGGGTTGCCCTTTACTCtgtcagtgactagccagcaggatcAGTTTGTTGTTTCACTAGACAATCGGCTTTTCCACTTGTCAAAGTCTGAATGTTTCCTTCTGACGTCATTTGTATGGGACTTAAATTTGAGACCCTATAAACAACTTGTGCAGTGAGTAGTTCCATTGTACATAGCAGAGTCGTCCAGATGGTTGAGTGTGAGTTATTGATAATGGTGACTCAACTCAAAGTAAGAATTATCAGGATTAGAGTCTGAGTAACTGATTATGGCGACTCAAGTCAAAGTAATCGAACTACCTCAGTTGAAGAGTTAGGAGCCATAAAATCTGTTACACGGAGTtacgtgaacacacaaagtgttggACTTATATGTAGTCTTGTGAGCTCTCTCTAGTGTTGCATCAATATATTACAATCTGACCTGTTTCTGAGGTGCTTGGCCGTAGATAGATCTCTGCTCCAATGTTGTTGGGATCGGCGAGGCTGTGCTGGCGGTTAAGAGCGTGTTCATTGCTGACGATGGGTAGTTATCGCCTTGTTTGTTGGGATAGTTGGACAGGTGGCTTGGGGCCGTTACAGCTGCTGACTCACCCATGCTGCAAACAATCATCAATAAAATCGGAGGTTTCAATATTCGCTATTGCTTCTGCATACTGCTCAAGAAATCTTTGCATACTGGCagagtgaaaaaaaatcactgtatAGCTACAAACTACAGTGCACTTTGTGTTAATTGTTATCTTAGATTctgtattgttgtttatttgttcttcCTTCGCTCTGCTTTATTTTTGATAATATAAATGATTTGCTTTATAGTTtgcccaggcctggaatttcaacttaagaggccattttaatttttcaaatggCACTTCCATTAATACATTTGAAACAtctttgagaaacttttgattagggcatcaaggccaagactcGGGACAACAGAGTCAGGGACAACAAAGGCCACACAATTCAAGGCATGCTTGGCCATGACCCAgaccaaagctctggtgttgttagcagcagagtgttggtttgacaaacggtcatgacacttgcgcccttgagcaaggcacttaaccatacaCGCTTCATTAAACattggaaggtagtgcattctgctctaccagcctgGGTCCGAGTaaatgacacccatgcctacatccttatggactgtgaagggtaaccctgtttcagcccctggAGTAGAGTAGTAACGTGCCCCTAATGGcaattgatttgggtcgatagctcAAAGCAGGTAAGCGTATCTCTCACCTAGAAGTGGCCGTCCAGCCTTGTGAGGCGAtctctcatcattttttttaaaaacgtttACAGAGAAACCCATTCTTACCTGTATGATGGCATAGCTGAAGGTAGCTGGCCAGACGATGGCATTGGGACAGACCCTTGCAGCGATGTGCTGCTTGGAGGAACTCCAGCCATCATACTAGACACACCAAAATCAACCGATGGTTCAAGATCCATTGCACCGAATTGAACATCAAGAACACCCAGTCCTCTTGCTGATACTGGCATCTCAACAGCTGACAGAGGAATCTGATAACCACAAGAACGTTTCAAGATTAGCACTTTGAGAAGCTGTTACCTTTTTAGTGACTGGCTTCGGCAAAACctgttttttttgcagaaaactTCAATATTTTCTCACAAGGAATGTTGCCACATGATTCTGTTTCTTTCATGAGCTTGTTGATTGGTTGTTAGTAAGATGGTTAAAGAATAGTACAGGTAGTACCTCATAGCAGGTGGAGGCATTcccttgtatttttgttgttgtagattttttatttattttgagagTTCTCTTAGAAGTCTTGTCTTACTTTGAGACTGTCATTTGATAAGCTTTTTGAATAGTGGATTTGGGGATTGTTGAAGAATGTGAACAAGTCTTACCTAAGTGGATGGTGGAGGCATTCTCTCTTAAGTAGATTATGTTCTATGTTGAGAGTGCTCTTTAATGAGCTTATTAATTAGTGGATTTTTAGGGATTGTTGAAGAATGTGTACAGGTCTTACCTTAGTGGATGGTGGTGGCATTCTCTTCTTTGTTGGTTTTGATGCTTGCTGTGACTGAGCTCTTTGCTGGGCCTGTTGATTTGCACTCGCCTCCTGTCCTGGCACTCCTTGCCCTGGTGGCATGCCCATCTACTCATGCAATACAGACACATcattcaaaataacaaaattgtataTTTGTCAGATTGTCATGATCTTACTCACACCTTCAAGGCACTACATGATTCAGCTCCACCCTACATACAAAATCTGAAGACGCCCCCCACACAACAAGACCAGGCCTAAGATCTATCACGAATACGCTTGATTTTCCTCCATATCGCTTGGCCAGTTACTGGGACAACATAGCACCAAGACACTGGAGGTCATTTCTTGAAGACCTcagacaaataaacaacatcactctcttccaggcAGAAATTgaaacacacttgttcatgcTTGCTTTCCTATTAATTTGACAGTACTTTAACCTTAGTTTCTACTAGACCGGCGCCTGTAAATGGTTTACAGGAAAGTGTGCCTTACAAATGCTGTATTATTATATAAAGCAAGCTTTCTGGTCCAGCTTCTGGCTGGCCAGAGACAGAACCAGTGATAGAGACAGAAACAGCAATAAGAACACCCTTTTACCAGATGActcaaaaaacacaaacaagcttGGGAAAAACTATGCCTAAAATGCTTCAGGAAACCCATTTGATTCCCCAATATtggccaatacttttttttctgggtGTAAGGGAAGGGGGATGGGGGATGGGGTGTGAATTCAACAACAGTGAAGAGAtgaagcaatgggagacttatgAAGGCTAGGAGGCtggcagcagccgatttcacaaaacgctagtaTTAATCCTATTgggagtaacccgtcctaacttaggatgggtttgaTGTGcataacgtctatggatacagaactgaactcgtcctaagtcctaagattaatcccaagttaggaagagtttggtgaaatcgacggcaggtgcATCAATAACATAGTCCTGAGCATGTACACATTACCAAGGACAATGGtttaacctggtaagtctgatGCCACCtacgtcccaaaagtctccccaCTGTAGAAGAAAACCTTGGCTATATTTGTTTAAAGTCTTACCTGATTGACCTTGTTGTCATTGGCCGAGATGGGGGGTTGAGGTTTGATCTCTCCGTACTGGCTGAACACGTTTGAAGACTGTCTCTGAGAAGACATAGGGTCAGACATACTCGCTGGTGCACCCGACGTCAGCTGAGAGGTGACGTTAGAGGCGTGGGGGGTGGACTTGCCAAATAACGCTGCAAGGTCAATCCTACAGGGGAATGCAATATAAAGCCAATAGCAGTGGAACGTTTAATGTGTGATGATGGTGAAAAAACTTATAAGGTGCTAATCCGTCAAGATCATAGCGTGCATAAAAGCAAATTACATTGGGAAAAGGGGAGTCTTTTGACTTTTACGAAATGTGGATAAAGTAACATATTCACGAATGACAGTAgaaagattgttccaaatctaGGCCCAGCTACACTAGGCAAAGTATGTAGGTTcagaggcattgcatggtaatgtatcaatatatataaCTTCAATAACTTGTCTAGTTATTTATCTCTGGACATGGAGTAGATTTTGCAATACAGAAGactacttagttctgaaaagaattgtcctgcttattaactactactgGGCAAAAGCCAGGACTATTACTTATGCTTAGTGGATTGAAGGGACTTATTTCTCGCTATTATCTTCACTgctgcagagtgagttcttttagtggatcgaggggacttctcgttattaacttcactttCTTagttggtctcaatgtttcatcTAGCCTGCTCTATTCATCGTCAAAACACTGAGCAAAGGTTACCTAACTTTTGTAGGTTTACTTATAGAAGGTTAATTGCAGTAATTTCAAGTAAGTCCTCTACTGTTTGACCACCTCAATGTGTCTTACCTTGTGAAGTTCTCAGGAGCTGAGCTGGTATGGGAATCCTCCATGCTGTACGAGTTTATAACGTCCCTTCAGAAAAGAAAGTAATTATGAATCATGTCATACCACTATTTAGCTATGTATAAAACGTGTTcaggccgtgtccaaattggtggctacggctgcggctacgaccgttgccaggggtgttgctaagggcttcctatacttcaatgcatgatgatgcggcgatccggccgtagcagtggccgtagccgccaattcggatccggCCTCAGTTTGGTTAAAAGGCCAGGTATAGGAATGCTGACAAAACCTAGGATCAAATAGAGCTGCATACTTGTGCGACAGAAGAAATTGTAGGAAACCAGTCATAGAGAGAACACATGCTATGGTTTTTGAAATTctgaatacaaaataacaagatAAGTCTTTTCTACCGGAATATTCTGGCTGTGTCAAGGATTGTGAGTGTGTGCCCACAGGATCAGTCCTTTGCGCCTAAAATGTGCCCGACTTTTGAGAAGCTGCCATACTCTCTTTACGATGTTTTTCTAGGAAACTATAAAAAACTCTCTGTGCATATGACTCACCTCTGCTGCATTGAAGGCATGACGCTAGATTGCTGTTGCATTGTAGCAGCCATGGACTGCGGCTGCCCCATGGATGAAGATTGCACTGCCAGTGACTGGCCCATAGAGGGCGCCATGGAGCTGACCGACATCGTTGCTGGCATAGAGGGCGGCATTTGGGCGTTGGTGGACAGAGGAGATTGCTGGGGCTGAGCCGAGGGCTGCTGAACAGAATTGTTGGGAATTTCGGATGTTTGACCGGGACTGGGTGTAAACACTTTACTCTCTGCCAACTGCAATAGTTAGTCAATCAAATGTGAGTTCATGTACATAAAGGAAAAATGGGACAGAATTGAAATACTGAGCTAAAATACCACAATCTTACCATAGATTGTGTTTCTGACGTCACAAAATGTGACTTTTTCAAACCCTAGTTTTGTTTGAATATGACCTTGTTCAACTAAAGCAACTTGACTGGTCGAGAAGCCATACATATGAAATAGAAAAGCTTGTACTCTCTACATCAGAGGAATATCTAGAAAACGCTGGTCATAAAACGAACCCGGTAGGTGATAATCGGAGTAATGTCTAGGGAATATCTAGAAAACGCTGGTCATAAAACGAACCCGGTAGGTGATAATCGGAGTAATGTCTAGGGAATATCTAGAAAACGCTGGTCATAAAACGAACCCGGTAGGTGATAATCGGAGTAATGTCTAGGGAATTCAGGAAATGCCATTTTATACAAATGACCCACAATGTCTCAGTAATTGATAGTTGATAATCAGCGCCATGTCTATGGAGTTAGGAATgccatttcaaagggcacttccgcTGGATTATGAAGTCTATTGGAaatatttgaaggggcacaaaggcaaagaCTAAGGGCAACACAGGCCACAATGTAATTTCAGGCCTACCATTTCATGAAAATGGCCCACAACACAAAGGTAACTGGTAGTTGAGATTCAGAGAAATACTGTTTTATAGAAAAGACCTAACAGAACTTCCGGTAAACCGGTACTTGATAATCTTACATCACCACTCCAGTCATCCGCCGTCCAGCTGTCTGTAGCTATCGCACTCCCATCCCAGGCTGAAACAGTGAAATCACCCACTACAATTATTCGTTAGATATAGTGGCTTCGGTTGAC
Above is a genomic segment from Asterias rubens chromosome 10, eAstRub1.3, whole genome shotgun sequence containing:
- the LOC117295390 gene encoding ubiquitin-associated protein 2-like isoform X3, with the translated sequence MMSSMGSTRGNTRSGARERPVAKSSSQTSTSKSGAGDTPVGKKATPDQIRLAQMISDSTSINKLDDKLAEKIKMVQDVTHKSEDEIMVALYDCQEDTERAINLLLERVDGDQGEWETISSKKKVKSNTSTSRGSNSNSDNTSNSREGRSEKEGGGREKGGKDKEPRDRDNKERDGNYRGRGRGGRAQLPPRMTKGRGRESDSSSRDRERNDQNNKWEGGESGRGRGRKAHDQTNGPSRRGGRGPRSYTNPKFGTFEQNDAFKPGDNVWTNPPDTSNDNNMGDFTVSAWDGSAIATDSWTADDWSGDLAESKVFTPSPGQTSEIPNNSVQQPSAQPQQSPLSTNAQMPPSMPATMSVSSMAPSMGQSLAVQSSSMGQPQSMAATMQQQSSVMPSMQQRDVINSYSMEDSHTSSAPENFTRIDLAALFGKSTPHASNVTSQLTSGAPASMSDPMSSQRQSSNVFSQYGEIKPQPPISANDNKVNQMGMPPGQGVPGQEASANQQAQQRAQSQQASKPTKKRMPPPSTKIPLSAVEMPVSARGLGVLDVQFGAMDLEPSVDFGVSSMMAGVPPSSTSLQGSVPMPSSGQLPSAMPSYSMGESAAVTAPSHLSNYPNKQGDNYPSSAMNTLLTASTASPIPTTLEQRSIYGQAPQKQMAPEPIPMPNQNQVGFMNAQKASPTQQMDGKTDKLQSGPYHTPSMPLQLSSLGTHPTSLASNAMSQSPSGMQASTGLHSQMGLASHGNQQMRQTQNSYHPTSATAMTTTVHSQVSLPSGLSNMPHGYSGSNMNASSHPNSGMGANNLAQSNLGGSNLGTSNLGSSSLGGSALNSSSLGGSGHQTSGLSSHSTSGLSSSGGLTAGGLSSGPSTMSTQPSGLSSSVSGMSSSGHMTGTTVSNSMPSQSGAQVAQLSSNKLGGLDGRLNSSQHGMDHSHPTSSSLNSHSSMTSNASTSSLTTSSYNTVSGMSSGLTSVTSVGSSAFKSSLTSNKGPPNLPPGMPLFNPQYIMGHGILPVNPFQAAAAASHQSFYNYDDLQMQLSRMPIGYSYDPQQFPQPPTTMTGRDVTSHSTAQYSMTDQSKFTRGEAASPVGSSLSTQQQQQQQQTGQAGHHQTQQQATQQAAFMNPATVPPGYGYGGLPYYPSHGIIPPGLQYQPAVFPAVNTVQPNNRSQAGTTPHSAFQQTAYGQHGSHSAYGAGYDDLNQSQDYTKGGYSTVSQSGAKGTGATAGRSSVSVTSASAVPADMTASSYTNKAHSQSYADKQGFHTGTPPPFNFPLASGNQGGPLTQATGYPHASFVPMMPHNTMLPHQLHSDGQGGSSQRSQGSTNPGKPVSKPPYGGSTYWGAN
- the LOC117295390 gene encoding ubiquitin-associated protein 2-like isoform X8, whose product is MMSSMGSTRGNTRSGARERPVAKSSSQTSTSKSGAGDTPVGKKATPDQIRLAQMISDSTSINKLDDKLAEKIKMVQDVTHKSEDEIMVALYDCQEDTERAINLLLERVDGDQGEWETISSKKKVKSNTSTSRGSNSNSDNTSNSREGRSEKEGGGREKGGKDKEPRDRDNKERDGNYRGRGRGGRAQLPPRMTKGRGRESDSSSRDRERNDQNNKWEGGESGRGRGRKAHDQTNGPSRRGGRGPRSYTNPKFGTFEQNDAFKPGDNVWTNPPDTSNDNNMGDFTVSAWDGSAIATDSWTADDWSGDLAESKVFTPSPGQTSEIPNNSVQQPSAQPQQSPLSTNAQMPPSMPATMSVSSMAPSMGQSLAVQSSSMGQPQSMAATMQQQSSVMPSMQQRDVINSYSMEDSHTSSAPENFTRIDLAALFGKSTPHASNVTSQLTSGAPASMSDPMSSQRQSSNVFSQYGEIKPQPPISANDNKVNQMGMPPGQGVPGQEASANQQAQQRAQSQQASKPTKKRMPPPSTKIPLSAVEMPVSARGLGVLDVQFGAMDLEPSVDFGVSSMMAGVPPSSTSLQGSVPMPSSGQLPSAMPSYSMGESAAVTAPSHLSNYPNKQGDNYPSSAMNTLLTASTASPIPTTLEQRSIYGQAPQKQMAPEPIPMPNQNQVGFMNAQKASPTQQMDGKTDKLQSGPYHTPSMPLQLSSLGTHPTSLASNAMSQSPSGMQASTGLHSQMGLASHGNQQMRQTQNSYHPTSATAMTTTVHSQVSLPSGLSNMPHGYSGSNMNASSHPNSGMGANNLAQSNLGGSNLGTSNLGSSSLGGSALNSSSLGGSGHQTSGLSSHSTSGLSSSGGLTAGGLSSGPSTMSTQPSGLSSSVSGMSSSGHMTGTTVSNSMPSQSGAQVAQLSSNKLGGLDGRLNSSQHGMDHSHPTSSSLNSHSSMTSNASTSSLTTSSYNTVSGMSSGLTSVTSVGSSAFKSSLTSNKGPPNLPPGMPLFNPQYIMGHGILPVNPFQAAAAASHQSFYNYDDLQMQLSRMPIFPQPPTTMTGRDVTSHSTAQYSMTDQSKFTRGEAASPVGSSLSTQQQQQQQQTGQAGHHQTQQQATQQAAFMNPATVPPGYGYGGLPYYPSHGIIPPGLQYQPAVFPAVNTQVQPNNRSQAGTTPHSAFQQTAYGQHGSHSAYGAGYDDLNQSQDYTKGGYSTVSQSGAKGTGATAGRSSVSVTSASAVPADMTASSYTNKAHSQSYADKQGFHTGTPPPFNFPLASGNQGGPLTQATGYPHASFVPMMPHNTMLPHQLHSDGQGGSSQRSQGSTNPGKPVSKPPYGGSTYWGAN
- the LOC117295390 gene encoding ubiquitin-associated protein 2-like isoform X5, with the protein product MMSSMGSTRGNTRSGARERPVAKSSSQTSTSKSGAGDTPVGKKATPDQIRLAQMISDSTSINKLDDKLAEKIKMVQDVTHKSEDEIMVALYDCQEDTERAINLLLERVDGDQGEWETISSKKKVKSNTSTSRGSNSNSDNTSNSREGRSEKEGGGREKGGKDKEPRDRDNKERDGNYRGRGRGGRAQLPPRMTKGRGRESDSSSRDRERNDQNNKWEGGESGRGRGRKAHDQTNGPSRRGGRGPRSYTNPKFGTFEQNDAFKPGDNVWTNPPDTSNDNNMGDFTVSAWDGSAIATDSWTADDWSGDLAESKVFTPSPGQTSEIPNNSVQQPSAQPQQSPLSTNAQMPPSMPATMSVSSMAPSMGQSLAVQSSSMGQPQSMAATMQQQSSVMPSMQQRDVINSYSMEDSHTSSAPENFTRIDLAALFGKSTPHASNVTSQLTSGAPASMSDPMSSQRQSSNVFSQYGEIKPQPPISANDNKVNQMGMPPGQGVPGQEASANQQAQQRAQSQQASKPTKKRMPPPSTKIPLSAVEMPVSARGLGVLDVQFGAMDLEPSVDFGVSSMMAGVPPSSTSLQGSVPMPSSGQLPSAMPSYSMGESAAVTAPSHLSNYPNKQGDNYPSSAMNTLLTASTASPIPTTLEQRSIYGQAPQKQMAPEPIPMPNQNQVGFMNAQKASPTQQMDGKTDKLQSGPYHTPSMPLQLSSLGTHPTSLASNAMSQSPSGMQASTGLHSQMGLASHGNQQMRQTQNSYHPTSATAMTTTVHSQVSLPSGLSNMPHGYSGSNMNASSHPNSGMGANNLAQSNLGGSNLGTSNLGSSSLGGSALNSSSLGGSGHQTSGLSSHSTSGLSSSGGLTAGGLSSGPSTMSTQPSGLSSSVSGMSSSGHMTGTTVSNSMPSQSGAQVAQLSSNKLGGLDGRLNSSQHGMDHSHPTSSSLNSHSSMTSNASTSSLTTSSYNTVSGMSSGLTSVTSVGSSAFKSSLTSNKGPPNLPPGMPLFNPQYIMGHGILPVNPFQAAAAASHQSFYNYDDLQMQLSRMPIGYSYDPQQFPQPPTTMTGRDVTSHSTAQYSMTDQSKFTRGEAASPVGSSLSTQQQQQQQQTGQAGHHQTQQQATQQAAFMNPATVPPGYGYGGLPYYPSHGIIPPGLQYQPAVFPAVNTVQPNNRSQAGTTPHSAFQQTAYGQHGSHSAYGAGYDDLNQSQDYTKGGYSTVSQSGAKGTGATGRSSVSVTSASAVPADMTASSYTNKAHSQSYADKQGFHTGTPPPFNFPLASGNQGGPLTQATGYPHASFVPMMPHNTMLPHQLHSDGQGGSSQRSQGSTNPGKPVSKPPYGGSTYWGAN